TTTAGTATTTGATTAAACAGGTGGTTTCATGAAGGACCCTGGTCTGCTGCTTCCAGTAAAGTGGTACCTCTTAGCTCACAGTAGATGCACCTGTGGtatgaatttcaaaatcctatgtTGTGTCATTCTAaagttattgcattcacaaacttgtgTGTCCACACACCCAACGAGTTGACTACAATACTCCAGCAGCCTTTTCTGGCTCAGTGtaacaatcaaacaaacaagcaaaaaagctattcatttcatttcaccTGAGCTCACTGTCTTTGTGACAGCTCCGCCTCACTGGATTCACATTAAACTATGAAAGCATAATTTTCACCGTtgctgttgtgttatcagtttcTTTGGAGGTTGCATGGAGATAATGTCTATTAAGACATATACTATCTATTCACGGGCACGCTACAAGATAACATTTCTATTGCAGGTCTGTTTTTAATTGTAGCTGTGGGTGAAATGCTCACATTTACAAGGTGACATGGTGAGGTATAGAGCAGTGACTTAAACAAAGTATTGAAACaaaggattttttaaaatcaggttATTCTAGCTCAAATCGTTGCAGCCTATTAGCCTAATTAGTAGTGCAATTGCCTGCGGCCAGGGGGTGGCTGGGTTTCTCCTTTGATACACAACAAGCACCTTCAAAGATACTGCCTTGTTGCTGTGTAATATATTAGTCACATGTTTGTAGATTTTATAGCATGTTGTTTCTGAGTGGAAATCTCAGTGGTTGGAGCTTTAAATACTAGTGGATGAGTCGCTCCCTCTACTGGAAGAAGGGCACATTGCATGACATACATAAACCATTAATCTTTTCTTTTGAGATCAGTCAGTTGTTGTTTTAGGAACCTCTGCGCTTGAATGCCCAAGAACCCAACAGGTCCTACCGacttaaaatacaaaatcattTAGAATCATGAAGGCTCTCATGTTTTGATTTCTTAGGTAAACATGACATGACTATGTGATAACAGATGTTTATCTGTGAaaccaagttttaaaaaaacccgCAAAAAAAACCTTTGTGATCTGAAACAAGAATTAATCATGTATTTATTCATGTCAGCTAGACTGTATATATATTCTTAATTGAgctgtttaattattttttttgctccTAGTAAAAATGGACACAAAACACACCATCCTGCCTCCACTTTGTAGCGTTTCATTGTAGAGCAGCATAAATCATGCTACTGGCGTTAATGTAATGCTCTCAATATTGCTGAAAGATGCACTACAGGCAGCAGCAGGTATACTGAACCAACTATTTATTACGCCTCTTTTTTTACAATTCTCTTGGAGTTACTATTTTCTGGCAACTGTAATAGGTCAACAGCCACTTTTGTAGGTGTAATCCAAGCATGACTGCATCTCGTTACTTTGAATTGTTACTGGTTTTCCTCTGAGACAGAGACACACCAAATCATGTTTCagttttatcctgttttcaGAGATAGGAAAAATGGCTTTTATGAATCTTCCCCGTGAACTGTTTCCAGACATAATGCTGTTCTTCCAATAgctataaataaatcaaagacaaGTTTGTACTTGTACTTGTACACATTTAAACAGTCTTTTACTATTTTGACCAGCATTAAATCGTTTACCAACACAAAAGTGAAGTAAACACCATGTTCAACCGTAGGTatgatttaaatgtgttttattggaGCACACACAAGAAACACTGCAGCTAAATACAACTTCAAAGACATGTACAtctatttttaattgttttgtttgacCAAAAATCCACTGAAATTTGTTACTGTGCCGGATCTATAGACATGTGAATTTGCCTTTAAGCGCACATAGACTGTATCaccctgctgcagctgcaggaaCACCGCATTTCCTCCATTATCAGCCCCGTCAGCTGACTGGTGATCATGGATGTGCAGTATCACCTCATTGTTCTTGTACAAATGCAGCGATGTTTTACGGACACCTCCAGAATGACAGAAATAGGTAAAATAGTACACACCTGAAACAGGTGCTGTGAAGATACctggtgaaaaaaatgagaaaactcttttaattttttgtgattttctgAAGAAGCAGGTTTTACACGTGCAGATCCAAGAAACACCTCAGTTAAACATTTATAATAtctttaaatctgttttatttttcaaaatctGCAAATGTGAACCTAAATTTCTTATTATTGACTATAAACATGCAAAGTTACacaatacatttttcttttttggctttATTTACTTCACTTACACAAACATCAAGAAGAATCTTACCTGTGAGTTCGTTGTAGGCATTTCCAGTGTTTATAAACACTTTATCGTAGATTATAGTTTGGTCTGTGTCAAAGGGACCCAATGGTAAACGTCCCCCAATTCCAGCACTGAATATGACCATGTTTCTCtctaaggaaaaaagaaatgcttatttcagattaaaagtgtaaaattgtttatttattttctaaaaaaaaaaaagtgtaaggTCACAAAAATAAACTTCTGCTTGAGTTTTGTTCTTTACCCTTTTGTTCCACCTGCAGAATGCGACTTTCGTAGCCTGTCAGCCTGTTTTCAATGTTCATCATCTTGGTTTCCAAAGAATGTATTTTTTCTCTCATGGCACCAAACTCTTTGGCGTTATTACATGTGTCAACGCATGAAGGTGATTGTGTTTCGATAGTGTCCTGGGCCAAAGTCAGACCACAACACAACAAAATCAGCAATAAACTGCTGGGATTCATCGTCCAAATGATCCAATTTCACCACTCAACAGAATTCTGATGAAAGATCTGCTTTGGTTTCTTATATGTCATCTCCTGATCAGCTATTAATTATTAACATCTACacgtgtgcttttttttttacacgttTTTCTAAGTATATGTTATCTAACTATGTCAACTAAGATCAATGAAAGAAATCAATGAAGAAAGAGTGACACGTTTACTCATAAGAGCATGGACTAACTTAACATAACATGAACCATTGCCgttacttttaaaatacatACGCTTTCTTTTAAGTATCATCAGCTTTACTTCAAATTGATCTCTGCTACACTGTGACCtacactgttctttactttaaatccaaCGCAGCAGAGCAGTGCTCTCATGCAACCTTTACATGACACAGTTGGTTTGCcttagtttgttttgcagcacgTTTCATAATATGAAAAAACATGTGAAATGTACAAAACCAAGGTCTGATTTAAAAACTTGTAGGACGACACACAGCCTGGACTTCTTCTTCCACATGAAGGCCAAAGATCATCAGACATTCTGACCAGTGAAGACAAATCATATGTCAAATCATATGtagttcaaggttcaaggttctttatttgtcacatgcatagttatacaagtataacacacagtgaaatgtatcctgacatgctcctcgacatgtgcaaaaacaggGGGTGTAgaggaataacattataaatatatatagtatatacattgggtgaatgtgcagtagaagcctgtacatgtgtgtgtgtgtgtgtgtgcgtgcgtgtgtgtgcacttaTTGTCTTGCACTGAATTCATAGTTAAAACATTGTATCTCTGAGACACAATAGTCTGGTTCTTCTGATCTCAGACAACAAAATggcaaaatacaactttgtaaACTTGATCCTGTGTTACTCACTGCCCTCATCTCTGATTATTAATAGTTCAAATGGCTGCATTTATGTTATTCATGATCAActgttaattattattatccCTGTCAACATATGAAACTACAGTATGTGCAGCAGAGCAGAATTTTGGACCATTTTAACATAACACAATATGTttacacaaagcaaaaaatgaAAGCATATGGATTTCTGCGGACAAGAATCAAGTCAGTTATTGCATAAATGTAATTTGGATTGCCATGTTGTCAAGAGTGAATATTATGTCTATGCAAAACTAAATTATGTGCTACAACAACTGAGTAAAATTTTagatttaataattaaatatataattggTACCCTACAGTCATATAAatgtgtagataatcattctgtacatacgataatttttaatcccacaactgtttataacttacatagttcacattctgtataactgtatatctcagatttctgtatagtttttatttcatatttataccctgttcatagcctgtacatagcttgtactcactacagcctgtacatacttatagttatagaatattcataacatacttcacactgtgtacattataacataccataatagacccatttctgtaatatacttacacatctctattattgctaatttatattgtaatatatctatatcacgactaaagcactttctggatggatgcaaactgcatttcgttgccctgtacctgtgacatgtgcaatgacaataaagttgaattctattctattctattctattctaaattaTCTCCCTTCTGCAGAAATTCAGTTTCTTTCTGTGTCAGAGTCTTCTAGCATGATCAGTGACCTTGAACTTTAAGTTATATCAACAAACTGTTTACTATAACAAAGAGCAAGCACAGTATTTTAGCAGCCAaagcaaacagctaaaacataaACCATCTACTAGACATGATTCCAGTGGGTTATACTGGTGGTGAAACAGCTTGAACAGAGACCATTTTTTCTACTTagagaaaaatgttctgtttgtcGTTTAGGGTTGTTATAATATAAGTAATTCTTTACAGTTTTAGTTACTTAATACCATTTGTCATCTGGTATAATGTTCTCTTTTAGATTAACTATTGATAATGTGGtgaaatcattattatttttaagcaGGATGCCAATAAAGAAGTATCTAAAAGTAACATTTTAaattctttgctaagttgtagTATTAGCTGTTAGTATGAACTGTATGAAGCCTCCCATAATCTTTAAATGATCTCCATAGTACTGAAAGTTACAAAGACACACCAAAGATTTAATCTGTTTTTGGTATGtgctgtggcgtgtccagcggggtggcctcaatcagactggccaccccaggtgccaccccgaagccaaaacaataaaatccaatgaaatatcaaatgtacgattatgtcttcacagtgaagctcagatatccgagtgtaagtgaatgcagcatcggcttctgcgctatgagcatcatgttagcaaaggtaggagagccaagcacgaaagacagcgccacagaaaacagtttttcggcgaaagattaacagtttaacatagctggactggccatcgagcatggcggagcttccacggcggctagcaggtggatgagggaagggtaggcaggaggaggagagacccgaggcagccgccagtccgagtgtcaggtgaactgaacttcaggtaagaagttatgacctgcagtctatctgggtcagatataaaccaagttttggtggagtttattttcgttgtgctgactttttacagtcagttacaataactcttactgcgtactagctagcatgacggagtttctatacagctgggtgggtgctatgatgtaaccagtgttgggtaagttactttaaattagtaacttagttacattactagttacttctctaaaaaagtaactcagttacttcaagttactcgttactttcaaagtaacgaGTTActaggaaagtaactttggttttactcagaattctcttgttaatgtgttgcttccgtaactggatacccagccagactgccagtcttctagcttgcttacttgccacaagtgcactgtgccacctaccaacagaaaggaaaaataatgtgcacatttccacgagagaaatcccacgcctggactaTCGTTGactgccgccatgattctagcctgcttttacatccaacacaaaaactgcagtcgtggtgcttttgattgtactcagaacttggaaattctgccttctgaataggaagatgtaggtaacaccagactgcagatgagctgcatacagagctggactgggacaaaaaatcgtccccggcattttgacaagagaccgcccaccattataggaaaaatcataaagcctttgaatgaaaataaacactgttgtgacagtgatgtacactgttctgatggtatatatgtatcaatctatcaatcgtttgttgtaagactcagataattattttttaaaagcgagacattttcaatgagaataataaagaaaagtatttccttgtgccccctttcctgttaatgccctacctggcccctggcaacactttgctagatccgcccctgcacagttaccagctgtcagctatgtagaaaaggatcctggtgttatttgtctctcagaaacagttcataacgtcccttcaactcatccatgtcacctaaaaaggtaaacctgtttctccatcatctgttcagctctgatgattcagtaaggacatctcctgatttcatctgcatgtttccctctcaccagatatccaaaccaatatcatgaccagcagctttacagctgtggctccagcaaacatcagctgatactagaaattaatattaaataaattctaacaacagctgatcaagcttaaacgtgctgctgttgtttaacgcgacatccgctggtttcctctttctggcgcaaagtgggcgataaataaacaagagagaaagccgatcagctgatcattgatcagtttcatgattgaagtagaaacgggagagaatgagagaagaagaggcagctgtgcagcttcagctttgtgtcttttcattgtagctgaagtccgggacaaactgtgttccttttcacctcagtatgaaagcgcgtaatattttctctgaatacgagacgattctgtttttaggggacggttggaaactctaataattaaccgtatgaacaaaataaagttcaacatcagtaacatagcacccacacagctgtatagaaactccgtcatgctagctaacacgcagtacgaaaatgtcagcataccgaaaataaactccacctaaacttggtttatatctgactccgatagactgcaggtcataacttcttacctgaagttcagttcacctgacacgcggaccggcggccgcttggtctctcctcttgcctccttttccttcatccacctgctggcctccaccacttgctaatgttattgaatctgtggaagctccgtgATATCCACCACcacaagtaacgagtaacgagcctatctaaatcccagtaacgagtaacgcgttcctggttttggcataataactagttaccgtgctcgttaccacaataataacgtagttactgtaacgcgttacttaataacgcgttagtcccaacactggatgtaactgatgttgaactttattttattcgtAAGGTTAGTttgtagagttgccaacggctccttaaaaaatggaatggtccctcattcagagaaaatattacaggttttgtcttgagctgagaagagacgcagtttgtcccgtacttgaatgaaaaagacacaaagctggagttattctgtctttgctgcacagctgcctcttcttctctcattctctccccctctctctcctgttgctacttcaatcatgaaactgatcaatgatcagctgatcagcttttctctcttgtttatttatcgcccactttgtgccagaaagaggaaaccagcagatgtcgcgctaaacaacagcagcacgtttaagcttgatcagctgttgttagaatttatttaatattaatttctagtatcagctgatgtttgctggagccacagctgtaaaagctgcatagaaagtatttacttgctttcatgtttcattcaaatgttagtcttttcatttgtttccccacttttttcctgtttcaaaatcaaacaccaatttgtgagaagattatctgcctattaaaaaaagaagataaagttttgcattggcattggctaatttgccaattgtatgttaaaaatgtttgtattttaatattcaaaaatgtttgtgcccaaacatatgtgcactatatgtcagtaaaaatactatgcaaatattgctgtccttgaatgctgagtaaacactgacaaagcactgattgtatctcttgtacttcatcagcgtagtatctaaaaactttgcaccgtagtggttaaaacctcattctaataagagtcaaaagcaaactcagttattaggtttacaaggttattgaatgatggttaactgttggtagaattttttttaacattatctgccaattacatctgccacccttctccaaatccgtgcccctacctggcccccccaacaaaaattttctagacacgccactgggTATGTGTCCACCAGGTGTGGGGGAATGCCAGTTCTCAAAGGTCACTGTCCTGCACATTTTAGATGTGTCTTTGATCCAACACagttgatttaaatggctaaattagctcctcaacatgtcttgaaattCTCCAGagacctggtaatgaactaatcatttgattcaggtgtgttgacccagggtgagatctaaaacctgcaggacactggcccttgaggcctggaatTCTCTGCCTCTGGTGTAGACACTACACTGATTCATCCTTTGAATTAGGTACTTTTTTATGGTTATAATGGCAAATGGACAaaatataacttaaaaaaaaaaaaaatacaaccttTTAAGGGACTGAAAAAGTCTCTAACGTCgctctgcttttttaaaaaaaaaaaaaaaaagatacatcATCTATCAATAATCAGCCTGTGGTCTGTAGCACAAACATTCcctccaatttaaaaaaaaaaaaaaaaaaaaaaaccccaaaaagccaaaacaaaacCATCTGGGAAACACTGCAACAACTAAAACTTGGATAAGCagcatttatatattttttttaatatttcctttaCAGCTTGTCTTaatgtcttttgtcttatataCATCTGCCTTCCCTTGgactgttctgattggctgttgtttAGGGAGGATGTTTGGTTGTGATGAAAGCTtataaaagaggaaaagagaaatgGAATTTTAACAGACTACAGCCCCACTTCATTTCCCCAACACCACATCAAAGAAAGGTAAGCCAACTTTTCTGTCTCTTATTCTGTTGCTCTACATATTCATTTAATGTTGTTTATGAttcgtctgtgtgtgtgtgtgaatgtgaaattttttttttattttctaaatgtGCCTCTTCATTAGGAACACTTGGAAGTGCTGTCCTACTTTACAGGAATAATAAAAAGCAAATatggaaaaggaaaaatgacTGACTCAGTTATTACAAAAGTTCAGTTTTCATCAGCCCTGCTTGTTTGTCTCAATGtacaaataataatgataatatcaGATGTCTATTGTAAAAGAATAACACAGACTAGTACTGCTATTCATCATCCCAGCTAAAttgattttaaacacattacTCGGtcaatgttgttttctttctttcactgtaGACAAAATGAACATTGCTGTCTTGACTGCCATGGTCACTGTAGCCCTTGTCCATCTGGGCACTACGAACTCTTTACCTTGTCAAGACAGAAGCTCCCGAAGTCAATATGACGAATTTATCAAGAGACACATCCTTCAAGATGAATTTAACCGAAGTATGCCAAAAGAGTGGGAGAAGTGAGTTAAAAAATTAATAGTTCCCTCCTTGTAACGACCAAACGAATATAATATGCagacagctaaaaaaaaaaataacgtgatgatgatgattattattatctttgTTGTCATCAAGAGGATAACTGATTTGCGATTTAACTAGGTCACGTGAAGATGTTTAATGAGTAATGTGTAATGTATCCTGATTACTGTGTAATGGAATACTGATTTTACAGATATTTGAAAAAGAAAGGCCTCTGGTGCAGAACTCCAGTGCAGTCCTTCATCGAGAGCAGAGATCGGGTGAATATCGATGGGATCTGCAGCCGAAATGGTCGACGCCTAATTAATGCCTTCCCAGATAACTTGTGCATCAGCAGTTCAAACATACTGGTACATGACATCCAGTTTCTAAATGGTTGTGAACTTAATGTGATATCACAGCAAAAGCCTGTGATTGTGGCCTGCAATAATGTTGAAAACCGCTGCCGCCCTGTGCATTTTGAGAAATACCAACAGCAAATGCCAAGCAATATGCCCTGCATGTAGCCACAGTTTTGCACTAGTTGATGTACTAATTAGTCAATTGGGCTTTTCAAGTATAATCTCAAGCTCAAAAGtcaaacaaatgaataaatgtatCCTACAGAGCTTGCTGAATGGGGCAGCTCTGAGTAGCTGTCTTCCTGTTTATTAAATGTAACGGTGAGTTcctgttcaaataatttgaGTAAATGTTCAAAGTCATCATTGTCAGtcattgttgtcatttttagaaTGTTGGCTTTAGTCTTTGTCAATTTGGTTAAATATTTCAACACAATTAACATAAAGAGTGAATCTTACGCATGTTTTATTGTAATTGGGAAGTCTTCATTACTGTGATTCAGTCTTGTTCTCCACGTGCTGTGCTATAGCTACTCTGGCCTTTAACTGGAATCCATTTTTAAGCACATGTAAAACAATTATAAAACAGTTGTCAGCATTTTCTTGTCTTTCAGCTGTTAATAccattaaatataaaaccaTCTGCAGTCTGAAGGTGTGATGAAGGTGCATACTTAtctgtaattattttattaggTGGTTATGAAGGCCCGGTGTCATTTTTGTGTACTACTGTTAGTATGTGAATGTACAGGGTGTTTGCATATCCTGAAATAAACATATGACACAATTATacttgtgtctgtttgtgcagTGTGTAGATTTGAGGTTGTGAACTAAGGTGGCAATCAAAGCTAGTACTTTCAGGTGTGGTGGTTGGCAGTCTTCTGTTTCTGACAATTCCACCAGAGTTAACTCAACCCAACTCATACCATGTTTGGAAAAGCCcaaaggtggtggtggtggggggggggttgcacAGCATGTGTGTAAGACCCAGTGACTATGAGTTATGAGTTTTGCATACATCGGCCTAACTTTGGTGGTcttgctgcagctgcaggaaaACTGCATTTTCCTCTGTGTTACATGCACAAGTAAATTATAAATGATACTTTTCCATTTATCTCTCTTTCTTTAATCTTTCAGTTTCACCTTCAAGGCACCAAACTTGTTTAGGACATGTCACACGTTAGGACAGCATGCCAGACTGCTTAATAATTATGAACATCCTGTTAGTCTTTACTATACAGGAATATGCAAAGTCTCAatcagaccttcatttcttcatgttttgatAGGAAAAGGGGAATTTATGAAGCGtgcaaaaataaatggaaaataaagGAATAAGTAGAATTACAGAACACAGAATACAATTCTTACTATTCATGTGTGCCTTTCCAGGCACCTACCCACATCAAGATAGCTCTACCAAAAACTTGAAACAGTTTAGTCCTGTTGTTTGTGCAGTTCTGGACCTGCCTGACCTCCTTGAAGCACTCTGTGTAacagtatttttacatttagAGGCTATGAAAAGTGAAGGTTAAAAGTATACCCTCTCATACCTGATGAGCATTAGCTCAAAGACTTGTTTTGTATCCAGTGGTGTGACTGGCGACCTCTGCAGACTGTATTGATTGATGCAATCAAGAGACTCCTATTCTTAAGAGAGACTTGTCTTGTTTCTGACAACATACCAGATGGCTCACAGACTGGTCTTGTTTTTTCCATGTATTGGTCACAAATTGTCAGACTCTGACTGCCAAAAACCAATGGACTGAGAGACACAACAATCTATTTCTTCCAatctctgtctttcagactCAACTCAAGCCACAGAATAAAGAAATAAGCCTTAAAATGGCAAAATTCATCTTTGTAGCTGATTTTGTATCACTCTCTCCCCTCACTtcttattataaataattcccGTAGCTGCTTTTCTGTTGTTCATGATAGCCTAGTTGTTATTAATATCTCCTTGCACCTTATGTAAGTATTGCTTGTGCAAAATTGCAGACTTTTAGACCATTTCAACATAAGCGATTACATAAAGCAGGAAATGTAAACATAGATGTGCAGTAATCATGACACTGAATTATTAAAtaactgaataaaatgaaatttgGTTTGCGATTATGTTGGCAGGTGTAAATATTATGTCTTTGTAAATCTCAATTCTGTGTTACAACAAAGAGATATTGCTATTTaatgtaaaactttaaaatatatcTGCAACCGTAAATTGTCATGGTCCTCCGATCCTCACTGGTCGATCTGCcattgtgttttggttttgatcCTGTTGTTCTTCTCTTCTCCCTCTCCATGcagttgtgcatgtgtgtgcgtgagtggcTGAGCTTCAGTCCATGCTGGATCACGGAGGTGAATGATTTCCTGCCCTTCATTGTGGAGAGAAGGGCAGGAaactcttgttttgttttgccagGAGATCAAACGGGAGAGTGTGGAGCACCACTTGTAAATATTC
The sequence above is a segment of the Oreochromis aureus strain Israel breed Guangdong linkage group 3, ZZ_aureus, whole genome shotgun sequence genome. Coding sequences within it:
- the LOC116310077 gene encoding complement C1q tumor necrosis factor-related protein 6-like; its protein translation is MNPSSLLLILLCCGLTLAQDTIETQSPSCVDTCNNAKEFGAMREKIHSLETKMMNIENRLTGYESRILQVEQKERNMVIFSAGIGGRLPLGPFDTDQTIIYDKVFINTGNAYNELTGIFTAPVSGVYYFTYFCHSGGVRKTSLHLYKNNEVILHIHDHQSADGADNGGNAVFLQLQQGDTVYVRLKANSHVYRSGTVTNFSGFLVKQNN